CTGAAGCaatgacgacggcgatggcgagagGCAAGGGCTCGACTTCCAAGGGCGGTTCGAGTGCCTCGCTAGCCAGGCGATCCGATCCGATCCGGCCCGGCGTTGTTGGATGCAGGCACTCGAGTCCTGGCGTGGTCCTCCTCAAATGCAGCGGCAGCGCGGCCGAAGACGAGGAGAGGTCTGACCGACCGACAGTGTTGCATGGCGACTGACCCGTCAGTGGACATGCAGGCGTGCGAGCCAGGGGCAGGTGTAGCCGCGGAAGGAGGAGACACGAAGCAAAGCGATCCTCCGACCTGGACGTGGTGTCAGGATCGAGATCTACCGAGATCGCGCCtacagacagacagacagacgcTGCCCCTTGCCAGAGCACGGGCAGGCGCGCGGCAGCGTGCGACGCTCGCTCCATCGGGAACTGGCGAGCAGCAGCGTATGAGGGTGAACCAACGGCGGACCACCCCGGCGGCCCTGCCGAGCGTGCGCGGGCGGGGCGCTGGCCTGGTTTGGTGCCGCCCGGCCGGTCCAGCCCGAGCCCGTGTCAACTGTCAACTCCCGACTCGCGAGCGTGGACTTGTCCGCGAGCAATCCGCGGTTCGGCCGCACACGATTGGCGGCACATGGGGACTTTAGGCAGCGGACGTGTCATCGACTAGGAGACACACAGCACCCGCACTGATGCACCGCAGATAAAATACCTTTCCTCCCTAAAGACACCGTCACGTCGTCCCCCGTTCCTTCATTTGTCTACAGGAGAACCAGATAAGGACAGCGATGCCACAGAGGCACATGCCAAAGCTCGTTGTACACACATAGATGGATCCTCGATTTTTCTGGCTCCGGACTGCGACGTTTTAATAGTATTAACCTTACAAACATGGCACGCTGGGACCTTACCTTCCAGAGTATATAGACTGGAAGGAGCTCTCCACCTGGAGCTGGAGCCACGCACGCTTCCGCATCTCCAACTGTTTGTACTAGTCGGTGGTCCGCGACAGAGATCTGGGCACCGTCGCCTCGCCGCTCTCAGGGGCAGCCGGGCCAGTCTAGCGAGAGAATACCGGGATCTCCCGTGTTCCCATGTGCGAACACTTTCGGCACTTTCACCTGCAGCAGCAGTAGTAAATTTGCTGGCCCGGGTTAGCGACAGATAATAAGAGCATAAATGCTTCGACCGGACACGGCATACGGCCGGGGGGAAAGAGCTGTCAGGCGAGACGATGAGTGTGTGCTGAGGAAGAGACTGATGGTAGCGTACCAGGGAAAGTGGTGGGAACCGGGGTTGAATTCTGGCTCTGGAGAATCCGTCCACGCCAAACAAGCACTTGTAGCCACTAACGTAGCGGTGCTCACTGTTCGATATGTCCAACAGAAAAGAGAGACAAAGCATCACGACGTCAGGGAGATTCTTATTAGCCAATCCCATGTAAAAAGGGGGAcacgttttctttttctttgggtgaTTTGCATCTTCTCGCATATTCGAAGTGCACCCCATGAGTTTCCAAGGACCACTTAGCGGTCGTTCATGCGATTTTTAGTTTCCATTTCGAACAAGAGGATTATTAAAAAAAAGCGAGCAGATTGAAGAAACAAACTACTTGTACTCACTTCAGTAGATAGGTGAAATTTCTGTTCTGATATTCTTCAATGGAAATGTCCTCCTCCTTCGAGTATCTGACATTGAGCAAAACGTGCGTCCAGATACAAGCGCAAGAATTCAGATGTAAAACAATGGAAGCTCACTAACGGTGTAAGCAAAGTTAACAAAAATCAGAACGACGCACAGCATCAATCTTTGTGCAATGTGAGAATAGAACTAGCGTTAATCAACTGATGGGGTGATGATTTCTACATTGTTCTCCGGTGGCACTTAGTCCATACAGATACAGTGGGACAGATACACTAGCAATTCTTGTGTTATGTGCAGGGATATAGGATTAGGTAACACTCAAATAGATATGGAGTATTATTCAAATATGCAGGTGAGTTATGTAGAAAGGGACAAGATTAGAGTTAGAGACCAGATTGGTATCGTTTAAGTTACTATATTTAAAGGGTCATATGTAACTTCTTGTCTGTGTACGGCACTTTATGTGCCACATAGTTAGAACATGATTATAAACTCTTCTCGAAAGAAGAACATGATTATAACTGGAGTCCAGCTAGGATCCAGCCAGATGCCAAGAATGTACATAAAGGACTATTGGCACAAAGCATCAGAGCATACAAGGTAATATAGCACATGATGTAGTATATATGGTGGCACTCATAAGTATATACTTTGCTAAAAGAAGTGAAAGAGTAGTTGGTAAAAGAGAACCATTTTTATGTCAACCAGGGAATAGCAAAGAGAGATGCATTATTCAACATTCCACAATAAATTTTGTGCTTTTGTAGGTAGTAACGTACCTCCAAGGGTATTCATTTTCGCAGAAACGAGAAACCCCACTCATCGCGGTTAAGACATCAATGTGGACCATTTTTTCCTTCATAGAAGAATCTGGCAGAAGAGAAACACGAAGTTGAGTAGAAACTGGTGTCAATAAAGGTCACCAATTGTCAATGCACCCATGCTAAAATAGTACACAATATTAGATAGCTGCTCCTTTTGTCATTTGGTGCTTGTGATTCAGAGTAAAGTACAGGTAATCTATGTTTGTAGTTTCTGCATATATAACAGAATGGTGACAGAACATATATTATAAAAGAATTTGGTAGAGCTCACCTGCTACATGTAGAGCCTTTAGAGCATGCCCACCAGGATAATTGCTGTAGGAGGCCATGAAACTCACAGCAGAGTATCCAAGGCTAAAAGATTTATATGTTAGTTTTCagtaatatatactccctccgtcccataatataagagagtTTTTAaaactagtgtagtgtcaaaaacgctcttatattatgggatggagggagtactatgttgcTTCAAATGTCAACATGTTACAATCATTAGTCTACCTGACAAGAAAGGCACCAAGCATGAGAACATAAAGGAAATTCCAACCACTTTTCTTTCTGTTATTATATCTGAAAAAAATTGGAAGAAAAACATAAAATGACCACAAAAACACAAAACCAAGAATATAAGAAGGAACGACATAATATGAAGGATGACAAAAGGCAGGTATACAAAGGAAGCAATCGTTGCTATCATGCATTTGTCACACTGCTAAGgatggccatagtgggagtaacttagctagtaacgtAATACACCCCAAggcaagtttgcttatgtggcaggtagttaatgaggagagatgtgttGGTAACATAATACGTTACCATCACATAGCACTTCCCAagacaacatgagtctacaagctaataaatacaACCACCTATGACACTACCTCTATGATATTCCCCAGTccccactatgaagatagtaacatagactagtgtcatgcatgacactagtgtaagtttactcccccactatgactagcctaagactGTAGGAAGTAGATAACATAGTAGAATGGTTATGCTCACAATCTGCTTGCGGCCAGAGAAGCAGACACATTAAGCATGGGAACTGCAGCAATTATGAAACGAAGCTCCTGAAATATAAACAGAGGCGATTACATGCAAGATTAGCTTAATGTTCTAcagacataaaaataaaaatagatccaGACATTAAGAATTACCTTATGTGGAAGTTTCGAATAGAGTACAACAAATAAAGTGACTGGAAGAACGTATGGCACTATCCTCCTATCAAGAAGAGCACCAACCTGGTATCAAAAAGGAAGGCCCGACGAGATAAATTGCCTATTTTTTAGCATCACTATAATAACAATAATGCCTTAGCTACTCACTCAAAAAACTTACATCACATGAAAATCATTAGCTGATTCAAATAAATGGTATACTTTACACATAAAAGTCCATGTAGAAGTGGCAAGTTAATTAACTTTTTTAGAGGTAACAAGTTAATTAACTATGACAATGTTGGTCTAACTGGAATTTAATTGTTATACATACTACTGTACAAACATGATGAAATGGACACAAAATAAACCAGTCGGTCAAATGTATTTTTTGTAGCCAAGCTATCTTACCAAGCAAAGAGGATAGGCTACAAGCATGGAGCGTGGAAGTGCTGAGGTGAAGTACCAATGGATCGAATGTGTCTGAGTAATATAATAGTTATGGAGAACAGAGGTAGGTCTTTCACAAATCACAACAGTGTTATTTGGATATTACAGAGGTCCTCCTATTCGAATCAAGAAACAAGAGGATAACTCTTGAAATCCAACAAATATGTGTATGCTTCCTCCTTTTGTGCACATGCATACATAGGTAAAATGGAAGGTTCTGTGCACATCCAAAGTTTCCACAAAGTTAACGAAAAAGGACAACAAACTTGAATAACTGAGAGGGAAAGAAAGGCATTTCTGGTTCATAAGACAAAAAAGGATGGTATGTCCCAAAGTGCACTGCAAAGTATTAGCGAACATTACTGTATAGAGACATTCTCAACATTTTTTTTCTATCAAAAAATAAACTGCAGTTTCACAAAAACAAAGCATAAAGGATACACCCCATTCTGAACTTCGGTTCAGAACTGAATTAAACCAGAAAACTTCAAATTCTGGCCACAGGATTCTCTGCCACATTATCGAGTCAACTAGTACCGTGAAACCTGAAAGAGGTTATCCAAAGGGAGTCAAGGTTTCATACACAACATTCACGTAAAAATTAGTGTCAAAACTCAGCGCAGTATAGAGAACCATACCAATGCATAAAAGAGCAGTGCTTATGCAACATTTTACGGCTTCCATTAGAGAAAAAGACCTGCTCTGTCATGGCATTGTCAAATTCAAATCTTAGTGTACCTCAGTCCGCAGCTCTAACTTCACAAACAATTAGTGTATAGCAATAATATGTACATTATCCAAatgcaaataaataaataagagcAAGACTATGAAAGGTTATTATAGCTTTCAAAGAGTATGTTTCATAGTAGTCTATTGCGCCACACCTCAAACCTCACATGTTATCATCCTTGACACAAGTTTAACTAATTCACTACAGAAGCACAAAAGTTGATGTGATAAAACATCAACTGAACTGAACCTTGCAGCAATATGTCTGCATGAGATAAGTTACTTGGAACTCAAGTCAAACAAGCAATCAAGTAGTGCATAGTTTAAAAACTGGCACTGCAcaaaactagtactccctccgtcccaaaattcttgtcttaaatttgtctagataaggatgtatctaatactaaaacgtgacttgattcaTCCGTATTTAgtcaaatctaagacaagaattttgggacggagggagtataacagaAAGAGATAAAATTGGCATGCAAGTGTTCAAAGGAAATAGAGTCTGATAAGCCAGACACTCACCAGCAAAAGTGCAACCCCTATCGTACCAAGAAGTAGAATCATATCACATCTAAAAACAACAGCTGCAATAATCTGCATGTAAAATGGAAAATTACACACAGTTTGATAGAAGTGCAACATATGCTGCTGGTCTTGAAGTGGAGAAATAATTTTATTTAGTAATATAACAGCAGGTTTTATTGAACCCAGAGTAAGAACTAAGAATTACTATATCACAATGTCCAGAAGTCCGTTCACTGTACTTAATATTTTCATGCACAGTAGGTAAATTTCGAGATGTCATTGTATATGATTAAGTGGTAATGAACAATTTATTCCTGTAATCTGTAAATAAATGTTAAAACAGTGCATAGATAACAACGAATGAAGCTAAGGTGATGGCGCCAAAGAAGGCATACCAGTGCCTGTAATGTGCATAGGTAATTTCCCTTGAACCAGAAAGAGTATGCCAAGTTGACTGCATGACAGAGAGCACATATGAGTTATGAATACTACAATCTCCTAAGTAGATAAATGGTATTGTGATATTAAGAAACAGTAACAGTAGT
The window above is part of the Triticum aestivum cultivar Chinese Spring chromosome 2A, IWGSC CS RefSeq v2.1, whole genome shotgun sequence genome. Proteins encoded here:
- the LOC123189971 gene encoding dol-P-Man:Man(7)GlcNAc(2)-PP-Dol alpha-1,6-mannosyltransferase yields the protein MAPPPPGPTPAARLLREYGWDLMLGSIAAFYAVMVPYTKVEESFNVQAMHDILYHNHHIDKYDHLEFPGVVPRTFIGALVIAILSLPAVLIMRVFQFPKIYSLLAVRLVLGCVNLTTLRLFRVEVKRKFGRHVEAFFVLLTAIQFHALFYSTRPLPNILALALVNLAYSFWFKGNYLCTLQALIIAAVVFRCDMILLLGTIGVALLLSRSFSLMEAVKCCISTALLCIGFTVLVDSIMWQRILWPEFEVFWFNSVLNRSSEWGTHSIHWYFTSALPRSMLVAYPLCLVGALLDRRIVPYVLPVTLFVVLYSKLPHKELRFIIAAVPMLNVSASLAASRLYNNRKKSGWNFLYVLMLGAFLVSLGYSAVSFMASYSNYPGGHALKALHVADSSMKEKMVHIDVLTAMSGVSRFCENEYPWRYSKEEDISIEEYQNRNFTYLLNEHRYVSGYKCLFGVDGFSRARIQPRFPPLSLVKVPKVFAHGNTGDPGILSLDWPGCP